A section of the Humulus lupulus chromosome 2, drHumLupu1.1, whole genome shotgun sequence genome encodes:
- the LOC133816207 gene encoding isopentenyl-diphosphate Delta-isomerase I, chloroplastic-like, which yields MGDSVDVGMDAVQRRLMFEDECILVDENDRVVGHDTKYNCHLMEKIEKENLLHEAFSVFLFNSKYELLLQVLLTIFEGHQAI from the exons ATGGGAGACTCTGTCGACGTTGGAATGGACGCTGTCCAGAGACGCCTTATGTTTGAGGACGA ATGCATTCTAGTGGATGAGAACGACCGGGTTGTTGGTCATGATACAAAATATAATT GTCACTTGATGGAAAAGATTGAAAAGGAAAATTTGCTGCACGAGGCTTTCAGTGTGTTTTTGTTCAACTCGAAATACGAGTTGCTTCTTCAGGTATTGCTTACAATATTTGAGGGACATCAAGCTATATGA
- the LOC133814543 gene encoding protein MOR1-like, with protein sequence MSTYLFFVGNVSCTSLSNLHVWFDSEFGAKVVPPKRILKMLLELFDHQDQNVRASSKGLTLELCRWIGKDPVKSILFEKMRDTMKKELEAELVNVTGAARPCHKIRSEQDREPEKEVVSEVVGAGPSEESTYDAPQEIDEYELVDPVDILAPLEKSGFWDGVVTTKWSERKEAVAELTKLASTKRIAPGDFSEICRTLKKLIIDVNITVAVEAIQAIGNLARGLRTNFSTSSRFLLPVLLLLTTEHGDYS encoded by the exons ATGTCTACATATCTTTTCTTTGTGGGAAATGTTTCTTGTACTTCTTTATCTAATCTGCATGTTTGGTTTGATAGTGAGTTTGGAGCAAAAGTTGTGCCTCCAAAGAGGATATTAAAGATGTTGCTTGAGCTATTTGACCATCAAGATCAAAATGTTCGTGCATCTTCTAAAGGACTTACTCTTGAGCTTTGTCGATGGATTGGAAAGGACCCTGTAAAATCAATATTATTTGAGAAAATGAGGGATACAATG aaaaaagaatTGGAAGCCGAGCTGGTGAATGTAACGGGGGCAGCTAGGCCATGTCACAAAATAAG GTCTGAGCAAGACAGGGAGCCAGAAAAGGAGGTTGTATCTGAAGTTGTGGGTGCTGGCCCATCTGAGGAATCTACATATGATG CTCCTCAGGAAATAGATGAGTATGAGCTCGTTGATCCTGTTGATATATTGGCTCCTTTGGAGAAGTCTGGATTTTGGGATGGAGTGGTCA CAACCAAGTGGTCAGAACGGAAAGAGGCTGTTGCAGAGCTAACCAAGCTTGCTTCAACAAAAAGAATAGCACCCGGTGATTTCTCAGAAATCTGTCGGACACTAAAAAAG CTCATAATAGATGTTAATATCACTGTAGCAGTCGAGGCAATTCAAGCTATTGGCAATCTTGCTCGGGGTTTAAGAACTAATTTCTCTACAAGTTCACGCTTCCTATTGCCAGTTTTGCTG TTACTTACAACTGAGCATGGTg ATTATTCTtag
- the LOC133816205 gene encoding protein MOR1-like produces the protein MHTAGCLSLADIVEDIKTAVKNKVPLVRSSTLNWVTFCIETSNKAVILKVHKDSVPILMECLNDGTPDVRDAAFSALAAIAKLVGMRPLERSLEKLDDVRRKKLSEMISGSEGGTSTNTSSSL, from the exons ATGCATACAGCTGGGTGCTTAAGTCTAGCTGACATTGTGGAAG ATATTAAGACAGCTGTAAAAAATAAAGTTCCTCTTGTACGGTCATCAACTCTTAACTGGGTAACATTCTGTATTGAAACAAGTAACAAGGCTGTTATTTTAAAGGTGCACAAGGACTCTGTGCCTATCCTTATGGAG TGCCTCAATGATGGGACTCCAGATGTGAGGGATGCAGCCTTTTCAGCTTTGGCAGCGATAGCTAAG TTGGTTGGTATGAGACCCTTGGAGCGGTCACTTGAGAAACTTGATGATGTTAGAAGAAAGAAGCTTTCTGAAATGATTTCAGGTTCTGAAGGTGGCACATCCACCAATACAAGCTCAAGTTTGTAA